In the bacterium SCSIO 12741 genome, ACCTACTGAGGGAATTGATGTGCAAAGCCGCAATGCGATTTTGACCTTCTTGAAAAAACTAAACCAAGAAAAGGGAACGACCATCATTTACACCAGCCATCTGCTCAGTGAAGTGGAAGGACTCTGCGAAGAGCTCCTAATCATGGACCAGGGAAAGGTTAAACTTCAAGGAAGCTGGGCCCAAATCAAAGAACAAACGGGTAACGCGTCCACTTTGGAAGAAGCCTTTTTGGCCCTTACTGGAACCGAATACCGCGATCAGTCATGAGAATTATCGCGGCTGAAATACAAAAAGAACTGCTGCTCCTCTTTCGGGACAAAGCCGGGCTGGCTCTGCTTTTCATCATGCCGGTTCTGCTGGTTGTGGTAATGACCTACATTCAGGATGCTACCTTTAGAGCCATTTCTACCGAAGGTGTGGAAGTACTTTGGATGGATGAGGACCAATCCAAATTGAGCGAAAAAATTAAAGATCGTCTGAATGCATCGGGCCACTATAGCCTGGTGGAACCCGAAGGAGATGATTTAGTCAACTCTGCTCGCAATCAAATTGCGGAAGGAAAGTACCAGGTTGGCATTTTGATTCCAGCTGGATTTGAAAAACACTTTAAGCACCAGGTAAAAGGACGCGTAGATAGCTTGCTGACCCAATTTGGCATTGGAGATAGCGGCAAGATCAAGAAAGCAGTTCCTCCGGCCGTAAGCATCCGCATTCTCTTTGACCCCTTAACTCAAGCCAACTTTAAATCAGGTATTGAGAATGGCTTAAGAGGTTATATCAATGAAGTGGAGACCAAGATTAGTTTTCAGGTTTTCCAATCACGTTTATCTGCTCACTTCCCCTATAACCCATCAGGAAAGAGCAAGGAACTTCCCCCATTGATTCAAATGGAGGATGAGTATGTCTACAAAGGAGGGCTCCAGTCGCTACCCAGCTCTACCCAACACAATATTCCCGCCTGGACTGTTTTTGCCATATTCTTTATCGTGGTATCCTTCTCGCAGCGCATTGTGGAAGAACGTAACAGCGGCGTCAATAGTCGATTGTTGTCCTTACCTGCTCCTGCATCCTTGCTGTATTTGGGTAAGTCCATCACCTACATAGCTATCAGCTTAACACAAACCCTCCTCATTTTACTGATTGGCTTCTTCGTCATTCCCTGGATTGGTCTCCCTAAGCTGGAGATGAATGGCTCGATGTTGATTTTGTTTTTGTTTAGCATCACCGTATCACTGGCCTCTTCGGGGTTGGCCCTGTTGCTGGGCGAGTTTGCCCGAACCCGGGATCAAGCTGCCTCTTTTGGTTCCGTTGGCGTGATCATCTTAGCTGCTTTAGGTGGCGTTTGGGTTCCTGAATTCGCCATGCCATCTGCCTTGCAAACAGCCAGTCACATATCACCTTTAAACTGGGCCCTTAGCGGCTACTACTCCATCATCATTCGGGGTAAAGCAGGAATGGACCTACTCTGGAACGCCTTCTTTTTAATCCTGTTTTTTGGATGTACATTTGGCCTCTCAATCTGGAGAAAAAAGCAATCGATTGGATAAAAGATTAACCACAGAAAAGGAAGTTACCGTTCGTTTTAATGAAGTGGATTCGCTTGGCATTGTCTGGCACGGACATTTTGTAAAATACCTGGAAGATGGCCGCGAAGATTTCGGCGCCAAACACGGCCTCACCTACTTAGACTTTAAGGATAACGAGCACGCCATCCCTCTGGTCAAAGTGGATATCGATTATAAACGAGTGGTTGCCTACGGAGATCAACTGAGAGTGGTGACCACCTTCGTAGATTCTCCCGCTGCCAAATTGATTTTCGAGTACAAACTTTATCGCCTTTCGGACAACGAGCTCGTGGCTACCGGAAAAACCATTCAGGTGTTTACCACCTTCGCACACGAATTGTGTTACGTTCCTCCTGAATTTTTTCTCGCTTGGAAAAGGAAGGTAGGCCTGCTCTAAGATTCCAAGGATAAATCCTTATTTTTCCGGGAAAGATTACCTTTCCCATGACTGCAGAAGTTCTCGCCAACGAATTCGAATCCTTTCGAGGAGCCCTCAAAGCTTACATTTTAAGAATGACCGCCAGTGTGGAGGACACGGAGGACATTGTTCAAGACGCCTACCTCAAGGCCCATGATAAAATCGATGGTTTTAAAGGGGATTCCAGTATCAAAACCTGGGTATTTGCCATTGCATCGAACCTGGCCCGGGATTTACTCAGGTCCAAGAAAAGATGGCCGGAAAACGTTACTGATATCTGCAAGGAAGCCGCTCTGAGCAACCCCCAATTCTTTGGTGAGGCGATGCAAATCCGGCAGACATCGCCCCAAGGGAATTTTGAGATTAAAGAGCATATCTCCTTTTGCTTTACCTGCGTCTCCAAATCGCTTCCGCTCGAACAGCATCTCATTCTGTTGCTCAAGGAAGTTCATGGATTCAAAATCAAAGAAATCAGTGCGATTACCGAGCTTAACGAAGCTATGGTCAAATACCATCTCCATGTGGGGCGAAGCAAGATGATTGAGATTTTCGATCACCGCTGCTCCTTGATCAATAAAGAAGGTGTTTGTCATCAGTGCACTGAGCTCAACGGAATTTTCAATCCCAAACAAGATCAGGCCGAAGCCAAAAACAAACTGGACCTGGTTAAGCAAGCCGCCAAAAAAGACAAAGAGCACCTTTTTGATCTGCGCATGCAAATTGTACAAGAGCTGGATCCGTTTGAATCGGGTGCAGCCGAACTGCAATTGCATCATTTGGAGCATAATCGCGGAGTAATGGAAGGATAACAATCTTAAATGATCAATCCGAAGGTGATCGGATCAATTTTTATTTGGGACTTAAAAATTTCCTCACATCTCAGCCCTCACACTCGTTCTGAAAAAATTTTCAATTTTTTCCCTCCAAATCCTATCGTTTTCTTTTCACCAGCCGTCAAAGGGTAAAATCACTTATAAAATGAAACTATTCTTAACCCTTTTGATGATGACTACATTGGCAACTTCTGCGGCGCAAAATGGAAAGGCCGTAACGACTAAAAAGGCTTTTAGCCAAGAAACTTCCGTGAGCATTCGAATCCATGCAGACGCCTCCACGATTTGGGCACTTCTAACAAACGCCTCGGACTTTCCGCGCTGGAATTCTACCATTACTTCCCTGGAAGGAAGCATTGAGGTGGGCCAGAAAATTCACCTAAAATCAGTACTGGATGACAAGCGGACTTTTAAAATTAAAATTCGATTGATGGAAGCTCCTCATCGTATGGTTTGGGGAGACAGCCAGGGAGAACGCGTATTTACCCTGACCCCGAACGAAGATGGAAGTGTTACCTTTAGCATGCGTGAAAAAATTGGCGGACTGATGTTTCCTATGTACAAAGGATATCTTCCCCCATTTGAAGAGAACTTCGAACAATACGCACGGGACCTGAAAAACGAAGCAGAAACAATAGCTAATCTCAAAAACTGATATGGAAAAGCGAGGAAAAGACAATCCCTGGATTTTAAAAACACCACCCCAAAGCTCTACCTACGAAATGTATGTAGATGAAAAAGATGGCGAGGAAATTATCGTCTGTACGGTTGGTAAGACAGTTCTTCACTACCGCTACCGCTGCCTGGAAGATCTACACAAAATGCTAACCGATCACGGTGACTGGATACTTTTAGGGAGCAAGGATGAAAAACAAGATACCAAGCCCGATACGGTAGAACACTGGGCACGCTCGGCAGACAATCCTGTTGGTGGTTGGTATGGCCTTAAGAAAAACTTTCGCGGACGCTTTGCGATGTACATTCCTCCTTTGATGGAAGAACTTGGATTGGCCGAAGTGGAACACAACAAACGCAACAACCGAATGAAGGCCTTGTAATTTTTTTTCAAAGGAGTGTCCAAATCCAATAAAGCCATTCGTCTTAGGATCAGAAACACTCAAAAAAAAGAAATCATGAAAGAGTACTTATTTATTATTCGCGGCGGAGAAGACATGTCGAACCACTCACCTGAGCAGATGCAAGAACACATGATGCACTGGCAAAAATGGATGGGCGGCATGGCCGAACAAGGAAAATTTGTGGGTGGTCAACCTCTTCAAGGTGAAGGAAAATCACTGGTTGAAAAAGGAACTCAGGTTATCGACAGACCCCTTGCCGAAGGAAAGGAACTCGTAGGAGGTTACTTGATCGTAAAAGCAGAAACCCTGGATGAAGCTACTGAAATGGCCAAAGGATGCCCAGGATTTGAGCACGACTGCTCCATCGAGGTACGGGAAATCCGCGCCATGTAAATCGTTTGAACGAAGGAAGTAACATACACCAAACGCTAAACCATCTTTTCCGGCAAGAATCGGGAAGGATGGTGGCCGTTTTGGTTAATGTATTTGGCACCGAACACCTGCAAATGGTGGAAGATGTGGTTCAGGATGCCTTGGTAAGCGCCTTGGAAACCTGGAAAATTAAAGGAGTTCCGGATAATCCCAGAGCCTGGCTTTATCGAACCGCAAAAAACAAAGCCATCGATATTGTAAGGCGAAACAAATTCAGCGAAACGTTTGATTTTTCGGCGCCGGAACATCAACTGCTTACTTCCGAATACACCCTCTCTCGTACGATGGATCAATTTTGGGAAGAGACCGAAATTCAGGATGATTTCCTGGGAATGATGTTCGCCTGTTGTCATCCTGAGCTCAGCAAAGAGAACCAAATTACCTTCATCCTGAAATCCCTCTGCGGGTTCAGTACCCGCGAAGTAGCCAAGGCCTTTTTAACCGGTGAAGACACCATTTCCAAAAGGCTTTACCGAACCAAGGAGTACTTCAGAAAAAACAAGGTTAAGCTTCAAATTCCCGGACCCGATGAAATTGCCAATCGAACGGATGCTGTATTGAGTGCTATCTACCTGGTTTTTAACGAAGGTTATAGCGCTACCCATAATGACCAGCTCATAAGGGAAGATGTTATTTCGCAGGCCATGTTGCTTTGCAAATCTTTGCTGGACAATCCCAAAACTCAGCTTCCACAGGCTTATGCCCTTATGGCCCTCATGTGTTTTCATGCCGCCCGAATTGAAGGTCGCTTGACTCGGGAAGGAGAATTGATTCTGCTCAATCAACAGGACCGAAGCACCTGGAATGCGGAATTAATCTACAAGGGCAACGACCTGCTCAACCAGGCGGCTTTTGGAGATACGGTAAGCCCTTATCACCTTGAAGCAGCCATCGCTTATGAGCACTCCACAGCCAAGTCTTATCAAGAAACGAATTGGGAAGCCATCCTTCGATATTATGACCATTGGCTCTCCTTGGCCTTCGATCCTGTCGTTTATCTCAACCGCTGTTTGGTCCTTTTGGAATTAAAGGGTCCTCAGGCAGCCTGGGACGCCATGAACCAGATCCAGGATCACCAAAAAATGCAGAACTATTACCTCTATCATGCCGCACTCGGTGAAATACTGGACCGCTTGGGGCGAAAAGCAGAAGCCGTTCAGTTTTTAGAAGCTGCTGCGAAACTGACCCAATCAGCCCCGGAAAAGCGATTCTTAAGAGATAAAATCGCTGCCATCTGTAATTAGTATTCGAGTTGCCCGTATTATTGTGATCGAAATCTGAACCGGTAAACTTCTTGAAACCAGACGGCAACACTCCAATCGTACTTACTTATTCCACGTTCATTAAGGGCTTTTTGGCGGTATTGAGCATCGCGGCACTGGTTGCTGATATTTGGGGCATTCCTCAACTTTTGAATTCTGATCAGCAAGGCTGGAAACTTATTTTATTTCTCCTCCTGATTGCAGCGGGAAACGCCATCATTTTCCTTGGATTGATCGACGCGTTCAAATGCCGCCTTGAACTGAGCAGCCAGGGAGCAATCTATGTTGGTGTTTTTAGGACCAAAAAGCTAACTCTGGATCAAATTGAAGGCTATTCCGAAGAAGAAAAATATGTTCGAATCAGAGCCAATCAAAAGGGTTTAAAGAATATTGCGGTGCCCACCTATTTACAACCTTCTTATATGCTTCACACCTGGTTTGCCCGCAATGATATTGCCAATTTGGACGAGCTGGAGTTTGAAGAAGAGCAGGAAGACATTCTATCCAATCCTGAATTCGGAGACACGGAGGCAGAACGCAACATTCAGCTCCTGCAGGCTAAAAAATGGGCGAAATACCTCAACTATGCCGGTTGGGGATATGGTGCCTGGGCCTTGTTTTACTCCAAGCCCTATGATCTGGTAATTTGGCTCGGTATACTACTCACGCTAACCTGCTATGGTGTGGTCATCAATTTCAAAGGATTGATTCGGGTGAACCAATATGACAACAGCGCTTATCCTTCCGTTTATGCAGGCGCCCTGGTACCAGGCGTAGTGCTGTTTGTAAGATGTTTAATGGATTTTGAAATCTACGACTACAGTCCCCTTTGGCCTTCGCTTATTGCCCTGGGTATTGCTTTAGCCGTTTTCATGTTATGGTCAACCCGCTCGATAAACATTAAAGACCTCACCGATTTAATGGCCTACGTAGGCTCTTTGGTCTATGGTCATGCCTTCGCCTTTGCAATCATTGTTTCCATCAATTGCTATTATGATTCCCACGCACAGGGAGCCACCTATGCAACCGAAGTGATTGACCTCCATACCTCCGGCAGTAAACACACGAGCTACCATGTTACCTTTGCACCCACAGGACCCTTTCCGGACGGAGACGATGTAACCGTATCAAGAAGCACCTATGAAGAAGTTCAAATCGGGGATGAAATGATTCTTGAAATGAAAGATGGCCTTCTTGGGATTCCCTGGTACGATTTTCAGATTTACGTACAAGACTAAGCCTTCTTCTTTTTGGTAGGCTTAGGTTTTAAGGTAGCGATGTAATCGTAACTCGATTGAATCACCGCTTTCATCTCTTCCTGATTTTGCAACAATCCATCCGGCACCACAGCATACTCCTTCATGATTCGGCCATGCTGGACCGAAAGTTCGGTATTGTGTTTTTGCAGAAAATCGGCCAGAACATCCTTCGACAAGCGAATACTCATGGTTCCCTCTTTATCCAAAAAGGAAAACATGTGCCCGTTTAGTGAAGTATAGGGCATAGTTGCTCCCTTCCTTTCGATATCCGGAAATGAAGCGATCAGTTCGTCATAAGCTTTTAATTTATCCTCTGGAATAGTCGTTTTCTTGCTCATTCCACTAAGGTAAATAATCCCAATTGGCGTGCAAAAGATGCTCAAGGCATAAAACTTGTACTTTGGTCATAAACGAAATCAAATGCGCATCCTACTCACACTTAGCCTCGCTTTTCTATTTGCCTATCCATCCTACAGCCAGATTGACCTCGGCAAACTCCGTAAAGAAGCAGAAGAAACCTTAAGTACAACTACCGGCGGGAAAGGCACCGGCCTGTCTAACGACGAAGTGATCGCTGGACTGAAGGAAGCCCTGAATGTGGGTATTGAAAACGCAGTAAAGTCTGCTTCCGTAGTGGATGGCTTCAACAAGAATCTTGAAATCCGAATTCCGTTTCCTCCGGAAGCTGAAGAAATGAAAAAGTACCTGCTCAAAATGGGTATGCAGAGCCAGGTAGATGAATTTGAAGAAACCCTGAACCGTGCGGCTGAAGAAGCTTCTAAAGATGCCACTGAAATCTTTATAGCGGCTATCAAACAAATGTCCATCGAAGACGGATTTACTATTCTCAATGGCAACGACGACGCAGCCAGTCAATATTTAAAAAAGACCACCTACGATCAACTCTACGACAAGTTTAAACCCATCGTGGTGGCAGCTACCCAAAAGGTCCAGGTTACCAAATATTGGAATCCCCTGGCGAGCACTTACAACAAAGTGCCCTTCGTTAAAAAAGTGAATCCTGATCTGGAAGACTACGTAACGAAAAAAGCCATAGACGGACTCTTTGTGCTGGTTGCTCAGGAAGAACAAAAAATCCGTAAAGACCCTGCCGCTCGGGTAACCGACATTCTGAAGAAAGTCTTTAAATAGGCTATTAGGAACTTAATTAGGCAAAATCCGGGTTAAAAATCACGTTTGTTTTAGCCCTTCATTCGCCTTCTCAATCTCGTTCCGAAACCCTACCTTTGCCCCCGTTTTACCCCCATGTCGGTTTACGTAGCCAGTCATAGCATTTTGAGCCCTTTTGGGTTGGGAAGCGCCACCACCTTCGATGCGCTTGTTCAGGGAAATTCCGCAGTGGTCTACAATGAAGATCCGGAACTTTCTCCGATTCCATTTTTCGTATCCAAAATTCAGGATGAGTTAATCGAACCCATGAAGGTAGATGGGATCACCCGATTGGAAAGCATGATGATGCAAACCATCCTGGACGCTCTCAAGAAATTTCCGGAAGCGGATCTTCGAAACAAAGATTCTCTGCTTATACTCTCCACAACGAAGGGTAATATTGACCTACTTGCTGACACACGACCTGTGCAATTGGGTGGATTTGCAAAAGAAAGATCCTACCTCTCTTCGGTAGCCGAAACGCTGGGCAAGACTTTTAGATGCGCCAACACTCCCATTGTGGTATCCAATGCCTGTATTTCTGGTGGAAATGCACTGCAGTTGGCCAAAACCTTTTTGGATGCTGGTCGCTACAA is a window encoding:
- a CDS encoding SRPBCC domain-containing protein encodes the protein MTTLATSAAQNGKAVTTKKAFSQETSVSIRIHADASTIWALLTNASDFPRWNSTITSLEGSIEVGQKIHLKSVLDDKRTFKIKIRLMEAPHRMVWGDSQGERVFTLTPNEDGSVTFSMREKIGGLMFPMYKGYLPPFEENFEQYARDLKNEAETIANLKN
- a CDS encoding ABC transporter permease encodes the protein MRIIAAEIQKELLLLFRDKAGLALLFIMPVLLVVVMTYIQDATFRAISTEGVEVLWMDEDQSKLSEKIKDRLNASGHYSLVEPEGDDLVNSARNQIAEGKYQVGILIPAGFEKHFKHQVKGRVDSLLTQFGIGDSGKIKKAVPPAVSIRILFDPLTQANFKSGIENGLRGYINEVETKISFQVFQSRLSAHFPYNPSGKSKELPPLIQMEDEYVYKGGLQSLPSSTQHNIPAWTVFAIFFIVVSFSQRIVEERNSGVNSRLLSLPAPASLLYLGKSITYIAISLTQTLLILLIGFFVIPWIGLPKLEMNGSMLILFLFSITVSLASSGLALLLGEFARTRDQAASFGSVGVIILAALGGVWVPEFAMPSALQTASHISPLNWALSGYYSIIIRGKAGMDLLWNAFFLILFFGCTFGLSIWRKKQSIG
- a CDS encoding sigma-70 family RNA polymerase sigma factor: MNEGSNIHQTLNHLFRQESGRMVAVLVNVFGTEHLQMVEDVVQDALVSALETWKIKGVPDNPRAWLYRTAKNKAIDIVRRNKFSETFDFSAPEHQLLTSEYTLSRTMDQFWEETEIQDDFLGMMFACCHPELSKENQITFILKSLCGFSTREVAKAFLTGEDTISKRLYRTKEYFRKNKVKLQIPGPDEIANRTDAVLSAIYLVFNEGYSATHNDQLIREDVISQAMLLCKSLLDNPKTQLPQAYALMALMCFHAARIEGRLTREGELILLNQQDRSTWNAELIYKGNDLLNQAAFGDTVSPYHLEAAIAYEHSTAKSYQETNWEAILRYYDHWLSLAFDPVVYLNRCLVLLELKGPQAAWDAMNQIQDHQKMQNYYLYHAALGEILDRLGRKAEAVQFLEAAAKLTQSAPEKRFLRDKIAAICN
- a CDS encoding RNA polymerase sigma factor is translated as MTAEVLANEFESFRGALKAYILRMTASVEDTEDIVQDAYLKAHDKIDGFKGDSSIKTWVFAIASNLARDLLRSKKRWPENVTDICKEAALSNPQFFGEAMQIRQTSPQGNFEIKEHISFCFTCVSKSLPLEQHLILLLKEVHGFKIKEISAITELNEAMVKYHLHVGRSKMIEIFDHRCSLINKEGVCHQCTELNGIFNPKQDQAEAKNKLDLVKQAAKKDKEHLFDLRMQIVQELDPFESGAAELQLHHLEHNRGVMEG
- a CDS encoding acyl-CoA thioesterase, with the protein product MDKRLTTEKEVTVRFNEVDSLGIVWHGHFVKYLEDGREDFGAKHGLTYLDFKDNEHAIPLVKVDIDYKRVVAYGDQLRVVTTFVDSPAAKLIFEYKLYRLSDNELVATGKTIQVFTTFAHELCYVPPEFFLAWKRKVGLL
- a CDS encoding DUF4197 domain-containing protein; this translates as MRILLTLSLAFLFAYPSYSQIDLGKLRKEAEETLSTTTGGKGTGLSNDEVIAGLKEALNVGIENAVKSASVVDGFNKNLEIRIPFPPEAEEMKKYLLKMGMQSQVDEFEETLNRAAEEASKDATEIFIAAIKQMSIEDGFTILNGNDDAASQYLKKTTYDQLYDKFKPIVVAATQKVQVTKYWNPLASTYNKVPFVKKVNPDLEDYVTKKAIDGLFVLVAQEEQKIRKDPAARVTDILKKVFK